Proteins encoded within one genomic window of Eleutherodactylus coqui strain aEleCoq1 chromosome 1, aEleCoq1.hap1, whole genome shotgun sequence:
- the LOC136575053 gene encoding gap junction alpha-4 protein-like, giving the protein MGDWEFLEKLLDQVQEHSTGLGKVWLILLFIFRILILGLAGESVWGDEQSDFVCNTDQPGCPNVCYDKAFPISHVRFWVLQFLFVSSPTLFYLGHVIYLSRKEEKLKQKEEELRAISDKDHQVDQAIAVIERKRLKICIQEDGRIKIRGALMCTYVTSVIFKSIFEAAFLLGQWYLYGFVMPAIYVCERQPCPHLVDCFVSRPMEKTIFIIFMLVVSLISLLLNLLELIHLVLKSMLHTLKKYSPYNSNTRYPKEEDGYPGQCPTTATAPFNDKAYMYLPMSENISYPAYKIQNEDNWTNFNTEKQIAMHVGKQSYSSSFTPVPTSSHAVVEKQPSRASSSASKQQYV; this is encoded by the coding sequence ATGGGGGACTGGGAATTTCTTGAAAAGTTGCTGGACCAGGTGCAAGAACACTCCACTGGCCTTGGAAAGGTCTGGCTAATATTGCTGTTCATCTTTCGCATCTTGATTCTCGGTCTTGCAGGTGAATCTGTTTGGGGAGATGAACAATCAGATTTTGTCTGCAATACAGATCAACCTGGGTGTCCGAATGTTTGTTACGACAAAGCCTTTCCAATCTCCCATGTACGATTTTGGGTGCTTCAGTTTCTTTTTGTTAGCAGCCCAACATTATTTTATCTGGGCCATGTGATCTATCTGTctagaaaggaggagaagctcaagcaaaaagaggaggaacTAAGAGCTATAAGTGACAAAGATCATCAAGTGGACCAAGCCATAGCAGTCATAGAGAGGAAACGACTAAAAATCTGCATTCAAGAAGATGGCCGAATCAAAATCAGGGGGGCTTTGATGTGTACATATGTTACAAGTGTCATTTTCAAAAGTATTTTTGAAGCTGCCTTCCTGCTTGGTCAGTGGTACCTATATGGTTTTGTTATGCCTGCTATATACGTATGTGAAAGACAACCATGTCCTCACCTAGTGGATTGTTTTGTGTCTAGACCAATGGAGAAAACTATTTTCATCATATTTATGTTAGTGGTGTCACTTATTTCTCTTTTACTCAACCTTTTAGAACTTATACATCTAGTTCTCAAGAGTATGCTTCATACCTTGAAAAAATATTCTCCTTACAATTCAAACACAAGATACCCAAAAGAAGAGGATGGTTACCCTGGTCAATGCCCTACGACTGCTACTGCTCCTTTTAATGACAAAGCTTACATGTACCTTCCAATGAGCGAAAACATTTCCTACCCGGCTTACAAAATTCAGAATGAGGACAACTGGACTAACTTCAATACAGAGAAACAGATAGCAATGCATGTTGGGAAACAATCTTACTCTAGTAGTTTCACTCCTGTGCCTACCAGTTCCCATGCTGTAGTAGAGAAGCAACCAAGCAGAGCCAGTAGTTCGGCCTCTAAGCAACAATACGTTTGA